GCCCGCAGGTCCTCGATGCGCTGGGAAGGCTTGCGGGACGCCGGCCGGCTGCCGATGTTGAGCTCGGACAGCTCCCGGATCGGGGTGGCGGCGCGGAAGAATTCGTCGAACCCGGGCGTCTCGTACACCAGGCTGCGGTAGGCGCGATGGGCGGTCTCGGAGAGCTCCTCCATCGCCTCGTGGAATTCCGGGGCCCGGTCCCCGGCGTGACCGTCCGAGAGGAGGCTCGCCTCCAGGGTGGCGGCGATCAGGGTCTCCAGGTTGCGCCGTCCGATGTGGGGGTCAGAGTACTTGGAGCCGATCACCTCGCCCTGTTCGGTGATGCGGATCTGGCCAGTCACCGCCCCCGGCGGTTGGGCCTTGATGGCCTGGTAGCTGGGCCCGCCGCCCCGGCCCACGGTGCCGCCGCGCCCGTGGAACAACCTCAAGGCGACACCATGGCGCCTGAACACCTCCACCAGAGACACCTGGGCCTTGTATAGCTCCCAATTGGAAGTAAGGAAGCCGCCGTCCTTGTTGCTGTCCGAGTAGCCCAGCATCACTTCTTGTGCCTCCCCACGGCTCGCCAGCAGCCGCCGGTACCAGGGCAGCGAGAACAGGGTTTCCATGACGGTGGGGCAGCGTCGCAGGTCGGCGATGGTTTCGAACAGGGGAACTAGGTTCATCTCCGAATGCGGCGTTGGGCCGGGCCGCAGCAGCCCCACCTCCTTGAGGAGCAGGGCGACTTCCAACAGGTCGCTCACGTCGTCGGTTTTCGAGACGATGTAGGTGGGCACCGCCTCCGGGCCGAAGCGGCCCCGGATTTCGGCCGCGGTGCGCAGCACCGCCAGCTCCTCCCGGGTGGTTTCGCTGTATTCGATGAAGGGGGAGGTGAGGGGGCGGGGGCTTTCCAGCTCCGCGAGGAGCAGCGCTCGCCGCCCGGCCTCGGGCAGGCTCAGGTAGTCAGGCCCGCCCGCCCGCTGGAACAGCTCCGCTACCACCTGCTCGTGCATGCCGCTGTGCTGGCGCAGGTCGAGGGGCGCCAGGTGGAAACCGAACACCCGCGCCGCGCAGCGCAGGCAGCGCAGCCGCCCGCGGGCGATGAGCCCGGAGCCGCCGGCGCGCAGCGACTCGTCCAGCAGGTCCAAGTCGGCGAGGAGCTCGGCGGCCGTGCCGTAGGGGGGCGCGTCCCCCACCGGGTGATGCTCCAGGACCGCGTGGCCGAAGGCCTTGGCGGTGGCAGCGAGCCGCGCGTAGATACCGATCAGTGCCCGGCGGTAGAGCTCGTCCGAGCGTCCCGCGGCATGATCGGGAGAGGCGGCCGCCAGGCGCTCCAGCGCCGGCGCCGCCCGGGTCAGGCGGGTGGACATGGAAAGCTCGGCGCCGAGCCGGTGGGTCTCCGCCAGCAAAAAGTCCAGCGCCAGGGCGGTTTGGCTACGCATGGCGTGGTCCAGCATCCGGGCGGTGACGAAGGGGTTGCCGTCCCGGTCGCCGCCGATCCAGGTGCCGATGCGGAAGAAGGGCGGCAGGGGCGAGTCCGGTTCCCGTCCGTAGTGGCGGGCGAGCAGGTCCTCCAGCTCCCCGTAGAGCCGGGGCACTTGCTCCAGGAAGGTGTAGCGGTAGTAGGCGAGGCTGTTCTTGATCTCGTCTTCCACGTTGAGGCGCGTGTGGCGCAGCAGCCGCGTCTGCCACAGGGTGAGCACGGCCCGGCGCAGCGCCTCCTCGTTCTCCTCCAGCTCCTCGGGGGTGAGCGCCCCCCTCGAGCGCTCGGCCAGCAGCCGGGCGATGTCCAACTGGCGGTCCAGGATGCTTTGCCGCTGCACCTCGGTGGGATGGGCGGTGAGGACCGGCGAGATGAGGGCCCGCTGGAAGAAAGCGGCGATCCGCTCCCCGCTCACCCCTGCCTCTTTCAGCCGCTCCACCGCCCGGGCGATGCTCCCGTCCTGATGGAGGGAACCCGCCATGGCGTGGGCCCGGCGGCGCCGGTTGTGGTGTTGATCCTCGGCGATGTTGGCGAGCTGGCTGAAGAAACCGAAGGCCCTCACCACCACGATGGTTTGCCAATGGGACAGCCCGTTGAGGATCGCTTCCAGGTCCCGGCGGGCCTCCGGGTCGTCTTCCCGGCGGAAGCGGATGGCGGTCTTGCGGATGGATTCGATCAGCTCGAACGCCGCCTCCCCCTCCTGGGCCCGCAGGGTGTCCCCCAGGATGCGGCCGAGGAGCCGGATGTCTTCCCGCAGCGGCAGATCCTTGTCCGCCACGGCTTCGGCGATGGGTTGGTTCATCGGATGCGACGGGCGACGAAAAGCGAGCCGGCGAACGGCGGGGCGGGAACGCGAGGCCTCGCGCCCCGGGGGCACGCGGGCCCCCATGCTAAAATGAAAGCTTTGCTTTTCACCTTGCGCGCGTTCCTGGCGTTTCCGCTACAGGCTGTCGTCTCTTGAGCTCCGGCCGCGAACCCCGCTCCGATCAGCTCGATCCCGGCCGCGTTGTCATCGCGACCCGGGAGAGTGCGCTCGCCCTATGGCAGGCCCGGCACATCGCCGAGCGGCTCGGGCAATTATACCCGCGGTTGGAAGTCGCCATTCAGGGCATGACCACCCAAGGGGACCGGATCCTGGACACGCCGCTGGCCCTCGTGGGCGGCAAGGGCCTGTTCGTGAAAGAGCTGGAGGCGGCCCTGGCGCGGGGCGAGGCCCATGTCGCCGTGCATTCCATGAAGGATGTGCCGATGACCCTGCCCGAGGGCTTCCAGATCGCGGCCATCACCGAGCGGGAAGACCCGCGGGACGCCTTCGTCTCCAACGCCTATGCCTCCCTGGCGACCCTGCCCCCGGGGGCGGTGGTGGGCACCTCGAGCTTACGGCGCCAGAGCCAGATCAAGGCCCGCCATCCCCATCTGCAGGTGAGAACGCTGCGGGGCAACGTCCCTACCCGGCTGCGCAAACTGGACGAGGGCCGGTACGATGCCCTGGTGCTGGCGGCGGCGGGGCTCAAGCGCCTGGGGCTCGCTTCCCGCATCACGGCGCTCCTTTCCCCCGAGGAGAGCCTGCCCGCCGTGGGCCAGGGGGCCCTCGGGATCGAGTGCCTGGCCGGGCAGCCGGCGCTGGAAGCGCTCCTCGCCCCCCTCAACCACTTCGAGACGGCGGCCTGCGTGCGGGCCGAGCGGGCCATGAGCCGGGCATTGACCGGCAGTTGCCACGTCCCCCTGGGAGGCTACGCGGAGCTGCGGGATAGCCGGCTCTGGCTGCGGGGCTTCGTGGCCAGCCCCGACGGCTCGGCCCTGGTGGAGGCCGAGGAGACGGGGGACGCGCAGGCGCCGGAGGCGCTGGGGGAGGCGGTGGCCCAACGCCTGCGGGAGCGGGGCGCCGGGCCCATCCTGGCGGCCCTCGCCGCCTGAAGGGGGGATGGCGGTGACCCGCTCCCCGCAGGAGGCCGGGCGGCCCCTCGCCGGGCTGGGCATCGGGGTGACTCGTCCCGCCCATCAGGCGGAAGAGCTCATGGCGCTGATCCGCGCCGCCGGCGGCGTTCCGGTGGCGTGCCCGGTGCTGGAAATCCAGGACGTGGAGGATTTGGGCCCGCTGATGGCGTTGATCAATCGCCTGGAGACTTTCGATCTCGCCGTCTTTATCAGCCCCAATGCGGTGGCCAAGGCCATGAACCTGATCCAGGCGCACCGGACGCTGCCCGCGGGCCTGCGGCTGGCCGCCGTGGGCAAGGCCTCGGCGCGGGAGCTGGCCAAGTTCGGCGTGACGGAAGTGATCGTGCCGGAGCAGCGCTTCGACAGCGAGGCGCTGCTGGCGCTTCCGGCCCTCCAGGACGTGGCCGGAAAGCGCGTGGTCATCTTTCGCGGCGATGGCGGGCGGGAGCTGCTGGGCGACACGCTGGTTGCTCGCGGCGCGCGCATCGAATACGCTGAGTGTTACCGGCGCACGCGCCCGCGGAGCGGCGCGGAGAATCTGCTGCGTGCCTGGGCGCGCGACGAGCTCGCCGCGATCACCGTCACCAGCAGCGAGGGACTGCACAACCTGTTCGACATGGTGGGTGCTCTCGGCCGGCAGTGGCTAAAGAAAACGCCTCTGTTCGTGCCCCACGAGCGCATCGCGGCGACCGCCCGGACGCTGGGCCTGCAGCAGGTGATCGTGACCGAACCCGGCGACGAGGGGCTGCTGCGCGGGCTCGTCGAATGGTTCCGCAACAAAGGGGGCGCCGCCGTCCCCGAGAACAAGCCGACATGAGCGATACCAGCGAAGCCAAATCCCCCGCCGAGGAAGGGTCTCAACCGTCCGCTCCTGCCTCCTTCCCCCCCGAAAGAGAGCTCGGGTCCCCGCCCGGGCCCGGCGAGGAGAGGCCCGGGCCGCGGCAGCCCCGGTGGTACCTGCATCCCGCCCTCTACGTGGCGCTCTTCGCTTTGGTCCTGGGAGGCTGGAACGCTTGGCAGACCCGGGTCCAGATGAATGAGATGCGCCGCGACCTGGCCGTGCGCCTGGCGGACACGGACGCAGCCCTAGGAGAGGCCCGGGTGAGCGCCCAGCGGGCGGAGGCCGCCGTGCGCGACCTCGCCGCCAAGCTGACGGCCGTGGAAGCCCGGCTTGCCGAGTCCCGCAGCCAGCAGGAAGCCCTGGAAGCCCTCTATCAAGAACTTTCCCGCGGCCGGGACGAAACGGCCTTGGCGGAGGTGGAGCAGCTTCTCCTCATCGCCAACCAGCAGCTCACCCTCGCTGGCAACGTGAAGACGGCTCTCATTGCCCTGCGTAACGCGGAAGCCAAACTCGCGCGCCTGGACCGGCCCCAGTTCGGCGCCCTCAAGCGCTCCATCGCCTCCGCCATCGAGCGGCTGGAAGGTTTGCCGATCATGGACGTGGACACCCTGAGCCAGCGGCTGGAATCCCTGATCCGGCGGGTGGAGGAGTTGCCGCTGGCCGCCCACGCCCGCCCCATCCCCCAGCCCACGGCTCAACCCGAACCTACCGGCAAAGCCTGGCTCGACTTCCTGCGCTTGGCGTGGCACGACCTGAAAAGTCTGGTGCGGGTGGAGAAGCTGGAAGAGCCGGCCGCGCCCTTGCTCACGCCCGAGCAGGCTTTTTTCTTGCGGGAGAACGTGAAGTTGCGGCTTCTCTCCGCCCGGCTCGCCCTGCTGGGCCGGGACGAGGTGAGCTATCGCGCCGATCTGGCCGCCGCCGGGGAATTGCTCCAGCGCCACTTTGACACCCGGGCCCGGAGCACGGCAGAGGCCTTGGCCGAAGCGGCCGACCTGGCCCAGGCGCCCTTGAGCGCTCCCCTGCCCGACGTCTCCGCCGCCCTGGAGGCGCTGCGCCACGCGCGCCTCGCGACCGACAGGGGCACGCGATGAAAGGAGTCCTGTGGCTGATCCTGCTCACGGCTCTCGCCGTGGCGGTGACCCTGATCGTCCGCGAGAGCACCGGCTACGTCATCTTCGTCGCCGGCGGCTACCGGGTGGAGCTGTCCCTCAACCTGCTCATCGTCCTGCTGCTGGCGGGATTCGTCGGCCTATACCTAGCGGTGCGCCTGGTCGCCAACGCCTTCACCCTCCCCCGGCGGGTGCGGGAATATCGGTTGCGGCGCAGGCAGCGCAGGGGCCACCACCTGCTCCTGGCGGCCGTCTCGGCGTATTTCCAAGGAGAATACGCCCGGGCGGAGAAAGCTGCCCTCAAGGCCATGGACCTGGGGGAGGCCCCGGTGCTCTGCAGCGTGCTGGCGGCCCACAGCGCCCATCGGCTGCGCCAGCCCGAACGCCGGGACGCCCACTTGAAGGAATCGGAGGCCGCCTCCCCCGAGGAGGAGCTCCTGCGGGACCTCGCCCGGGCGGAGTTCTTGCTGGCCGAGGGGGACGCCGCCGGGGCCCTGGCGGTCGTGGAAGGGTTGCGGGGGGCGGCGCGCCGCCCTCCGGCGGGTTTGCTGGCGCTCGCGCTGGAAGCCCATCGGCGGGCGGGCCACTGGGACGAGTTGCTTGCCCTGCTCAAGGAAGCGGAGAAGCGCCAAGTGCTCGCTTCCGCCCAGGCGGAGGAGCTGCGCCGCCTGGCCCACATCCAGAACCTCCAGACGCGCGGCCACGACCTGGAAGCCCTGCGGCGCTACTGGGAAAGCCTTCCCGCTCGCGACCAGGAGCATCCCCAGGTGGCGGCCGCGGCGGCCCGGGCCTTCCTCAAGCACAAGGAATGCCGTGCCGCCCACGCCGTCATCGAGCGGGCCTTGACCCGGCAGTGGGCGCCGGAGCTGCTGGAGTTCTACGCCGAGTGTCCCGAGGAAGATCCGGCCCGCCAGCTCCAGCAGGCCGAGCGCTGGCTTACGGAGCATTCCGACGACGCCGCCCTGCTGCTTGCCCTGGGGAAGCTCTGCGCCCAAGCCGGGCTGTGGGGCAAGGCCCAGTCCTACTTGGAGGCGAGCCTCTCCCTGCAGCCGTCCCACGCCGCCTACCTGGCCCTGGCGGGGATCCAGGAGCGGCTCGACCGGGCGGAAGAGGCGCGGGCCGCCTACCGCCGCAGCCTGGAGCTGGCGCTGGAGCGGCTCGGCGCGCCGGCGCAACGCAGCCTTTGAGCGCCCTCGTGGGGGTAGAGCGTTTCTCCCGCGGCCGAGCGGCGTCAGGGCGAAGCGCCAGGCCGCGGCGGCTCGCCGGGGGTGAAGGCATCGGAGAAGAATTCCTCCTCCGGCAGCCCCCGTTCCCGGGTGAAATCCCGGTGGGCCGCCTCCACCATCACCGGCGCTCCGCAGGCGTACACCTGGTGGCCCGAGAGATCCCCGAAGTCCTCCATCACTACCCGGTGCACCAGGCCGGTGCGGCCGCGCCAGTCGTCCTCGGGCAGGGGCTCCGAGAGCACCGGAACGTAGCGGAAATGGGGGTACGCCCGGGCCCAACCCTCGGGCAGGCCCGGCAGGTACAGGTCGGCGCGGGTGCGGTTGCCCCAGTAGAGGGTCATGGGCCGCTTGATCCCCACGTACAGGGCGTGCTCGATGATGGCCTTGATGGGGGCGAAGCCGGTGCCGCTCGCCAGAAAGACGATGGGCTTGTCCGA
The sequence above is drawn from the Burkholderiales bacterium genome and encodes:
- the ppc gene encoding phosphoenolpyruvate carboxylase produces the protein MNQPIAEAVADKDLPLREDIRLLGRILGDTLRAQEGEAAFELIESIRKTAIRFRREDDPEARRDLEAILNGLSHWQTIVVVRAFGFFSQLANIAEDQHHNRRRRAHAMAGSLHQDGSIARAVERLKEAGVSGERIAAFFQRALISPVLTAHPTEVQRQSILDRQLDIARLLAERSRGALTPEELEENEEALRRAVLTLWQTRLLRHTRLNVEDEIKNSLAYYRYTFLEQVPRLYGELEDLLARHYGREPDSPLPPFFRIGTWIGGDRDGNPFVTARMLDHAMRSQTALALDFLLAETHRLGAELSMSTRLTRAAPALERLAAASPDHAAGRSDELYRRALIGIYARLAATAKAFGHAVLEHHPVGDAPPYGTAAELLADLDLLDESLRAGGSGLIARGRLRCLRCAARVFGFHLAPLDLRQHSGMHEQVVAELFQRAGGPDYLSLPEAGRRALLLAELESPRPLTSPFIEYSETTREELAVLRTAAEIRGRFGPEAVPTYIVSKTDDVSDLLEVALLLKEVGLLRPGPTPHSEMNLVPLFETIADLRRCPTVMETLFSLPWYRRLLASRGEAQEVMLGYSDSNKDGGFLTSNWELYKAQVSLVEVFRRHGVALRLFHGRGGTVGRGGGPSYQAIKAQPPGAVTGQIRITEQGEVIGSKYSDPHIGRRNLETLIAATLEASLLSDGHAGDRAPEFHEAMEELSETAHRAYRSLVYETPGFDEFFRAATPIRELSELNIGSRPASRKPSQRIEDLRAIPWVFSWSLARIMLPGWYGFGSAVEAYAARHGERGLARLRTMVREWAFFSTLLSNMDQVLAKSDMAIASRYAGLVRDEALREHVFGRIRSEWHKTLQHFFAVTGHRELLEDNPALARSLKNRAPYIDPLNHLQVELLRRHRAGDADPTVKRAIHITINGVASALRNSG
- the hemC gene encoding porphobilinogen deaminase produces the protein MSSGREPRSDQLDPGRVVIATRESALALWQARHIAERLGQLYPRLEVAIQGMTTQGDRILDTPLALVGGKGLFVKELEAALARGEAHVAVHSMKDVPMTLPEGFQIAAITEREDPRDAFVSNAYASLATLPPGAVVGTSSLRRQSQIKARHPHLQVRTLRGNVPTRLRKLDEGRYDALVLAAAGLKRLGLASRITALLSPEESLPAVGQGALGIECLAGQPALEALLAPLNHFETAACVRAERAMSRALTGSCHVPLGGYAELRDSRLWLRGFVASPDGSALVEAEETGDAQAPEALGEAVAQRLRERGAGPILAALAA
- the hemD gene encoding uroporphyrinogen-III synthase — translated: MAVTRSPQEAGRPLAGLGIGVTRPAHQAEELMALIRAAGGVPVACPVLEIQDVEDLGPLMALINRLETFDLAVFISPNAVAKAMNLIQAHRTLPAGLRLAAVGKASARELAKFGVTEVIVPEQRFDSEALLALPALQDVAGKRVVIFRGDGGRELLGDTLVARGARIEYAECYRRTRPRSGAENLLRAWARDELAAITVTSSEGLHNLFDMVGALGRQWLKKTPLFVPHERIAATARTLGLQQVIVTEPGDEGLLRGLVEWFRNKGGAAVPENKPT
- a CDS encoding hypothetical protein (possible pseudo, frameshifted) — translated: MSDTSEAKSPAEEGSQPSAPASFPPERELGSPPGPGEERPGPRQPRWYLHPALYVALFALVLGGWNAWQTRVQMNEMRRDLAVRLADTDAALGEARVSAQRAEAAVRDLAAKLTAVEARLAESRSQQEALEALYQELSRGRDETALAEVEQLLLIANQQLTLAGNVKTALIALRNAEAKLARLDRPQFGALKRSIASAIERLEGLPIMDVDTLSQRLESLIRRVEELPLAAHARPIPQPTAQPEPTGKAWLDFLRLAWHDLKSLVRVEKLEEPAAPLLTPEQAFFLRENVKLRLLSARLALLGRDEVSYRADLAAAGELLQRHFDTRARSTAEALAEAADLAQAPLSAPLPDVSAALEALRHARLATDRGTR
- a CDS encoding porphyrin biosynthesis-like protein, whose protein sequence is MKGVLWLILLTALAVAVTLIVRESTGYVIFVAGGYRVELSLNLLIVLLLAGFVGLYLAVRLVANAFTLPRRVREYRLRRRQRRGHHLLLAAVSAYFQGEYARAEKAALKAMDLGEAPVLCSVLAAHSAHRLRQPERRDAHLKESEAASPEEELLRDLARAEFLLAEGDAAGALAVVEGLRGAARRPPAGLLALALEAHRRAGHWDELLALLKEAEKRQVLASAQAEELRRLAHIQNLQTRGHDLEALRRYWESLPARDQEHPQVAAAAARAFLKHKECRAAHAVIERALTRQWAPELLEFYAECPEEDPARQLQQAERWLTEHSDDAALLLALGKLCAQAGLWGKAQSYLEASLSLQPSHAAYLALAGIQERLDRAEEARAAYRRSLELALERLGAPAQRSL